The following are encoded in a window of Anoplopoma fimbria isolate UVic2021 breed Golden Eagle Sablefish chromosome 3, Afim_UVic_2022, whole genome shotgun sequence genomic DNA:
- the LOC129089018 gene encoding E3 ubiquitin-protein ligase TRIM21-like, with amino-acid sequence MSAASCLLSEEQFLCCICLDVFTNPVTIPCGHNFCKDCITQHWNVNSVQFRCPMCKKHFKTRPELPVNTFISEMAAEFRQSAGKKSSEDSEVARPGEVACDICISPKLKALKSCLTCIASYCGIHLDPHMTAGPLKRHSLTDPVENMEARVCTRHRKTLELFCKTDQTCVCSLCTVSEHRAHNITALKDAYGAKKAELEQEEAEIQQMIQERQLKIQKTRHLKMNSQEDAEREIADGVRIFTSLMQRAERDLNELIEMIEERQKTTEEQADSFIKELEQEMSALVKRTAEVHQLLLTQDHLELLQSFTPMNSALFTKNWMEVSLRLPSYEGTVVKAVAELEEILSRGKQELLCEARLKRVQHYAVDVTLEHHTANPWLVLSEDGKQVWCGEVRRDLPDNTERFSLYATVLAQQSFSSGRFYYEVQVTGKTDWTLGVVKGSVNRKGIIPLSPVNGYWAVGFRNGNQYLTLASPVVSLSLNSRPQTVGVFVSYEEGLVSFYDVDAAVHLYSFTDYCFTEELTPFFSPGLHHGGMNSAPLKISPVNPTD; translated from the coding sequence ATGTCagctgccagctgtctgctGTCTGAAGAGCAGTTTTTGTGCTGCATCTGTCTAGATGTTTTCACTAATCCAGTCACTAtaccatgtggacacaacttctgcaaAGACTGCATTACACAGCACTGGAATGTTAACAGTGTTCAATTCCGGTGTCCCATGtgtaaaaagcattttaaaactCGACCTGAGCTGCCTGTTAATACTTTCATTTCTGAGATGGCTGCAGagttcagacagtcagctgGAAAGAAAAGCAGCGAGGACTCAGAAGTCGCCAGACCAGGCGAAGTCGCCTGTGACATCTGCATCAGCCCCAAGCTGAAGGCGCTGAAGTCGTGCTTGACGTGTATCGCCTCCTACTGCGGTATTCACCTGGATCCTCATATGACAGCTGGCCCCCTGAAAAGACATTCACTGACTGATCCTGTGGAGAACATGGAGGCCAGGGTGTGTACCAGGCACAGAAAAACCCTGGAGCTGTTCTGCAAGACTGACCAGACATGTGTGTGCTCGCTCTGCACTGTCTCAGAACACAGGGCACACAACATCACTGCTCTGAAAGATGCTTATGGAGCAAAGAAGGCCGAGCTGGAGCAGGAAGAGGCTGAGATCCAGCAGATGATCCAGGAGAGACAGCTGAAGATCCAGAAAACTAGACACTTAAAAATGAACAGTCAGgaagatgcagagagagagatagcagaCGGCGTTCGTATCTTCACCAGTCTGATGCAGAGGGCTGAGAGAGACCTGAATGAGCTCATTGAGATGATCGAAGAGAGGCAGAAGACGACAGAGGAACAGGCCGACAGCTTCATCAAAGAACTGGAACAAGAAATGTCTGCATTGGTGAAGAGAACAGCTGAAGTGCATCAGCTCTTACTTACACAAGACCATCTTGAACTCCTCCAAAGCTTCACACCCATGAACAGTGCTCTTTTCACCAAGAACTGGATGGAGGTCAGCCTCCGCCTGCCATCATACGAGGGGACTGTGGTGAAAGCTGTGGCTGAGCTGGAGGAGATACTCAGCAGAGGGAAGCAGGAGCTGCTTTGTGAAGCCAGGCTGAAGAGGGTCCAGCATTACGCTGTGGATGTGACTCTTGAACATCATACAGCTAATCCCTGGCTCGTCCTGTCTGAGGATGGGAAACAAGTTTGGTGTGGTGAGGTGAGGAGAGACCTGccagacaacacagagagatTTTCTCTTTATGCCACTGTCTTGGCacagcagagcttctcctcggGAAGATTTTACTACGAGGTCCAAGTTACAGGGAAGACCGACTGGACCCTGGGAGTGGTCAAAGGATCAGTCAACAGGAAGGGAATAATACCACTGAGCCCTGTGAATGGTTACTGGGCTGTGGGTTTCAGGAATGGAAACCAGTACTTGACTCTTGCCAGCCCTGTTGTCAGCCTCAGTCTGAACTCCAGGCCTCAGACAGTGGGGGTGTTTGTGAGTTACgaggagggtctggtctccttttatgaTGTGGATGCTGCGGTTCATCTCTACTCCTTCACTGACTACTGCTTCACCGAGGAGCTCACTCCCTTCTTCAGTCCTGGTCTTCATCATGGTGGCATGAACTCCGCCCCTCTGAAAATCTCACCTGTCAACCCCACTGACTAG